The Candidatus Methylomirabilis sp. genome segment CCGCAGCAGCGGGGGAAAGCATCGCATACGCCACGCCCCGCTGGGAGAGCAGCCGGGCGTCCGGGTCGGGTCGCGTGGAGACCGCCACGAGCGGCATCCCGGGGGCACGCTCCTGGAGCGCGGAGATGAGCAGGAGGCCCCCGAGCCCCGGCGTCTCCAGGTCCAGGATCACGAGATCGGCGGCGACGACGGAGGCCGCCCCCAGGACCTCCAGGCTGGACTCACAGACCGTCAGGCGATGCCCGTGCTGGTCGAACGGTCGGGAGACCGCTCCCACGACCGCCGGGTTGCTGGAACACACGATCACGTGCATGGGCACTGCTGCCGCCTCTCGCGGGGCGCCTCCGGCCTCGCCGTCACGCAAGGGAGCAATCGCTGTACCAGCCCCGGCAGGACGGGGGAGCCGGGGAGGACACCGCCCAACCGACGAGAAATCCAGGAGGAAACCCGGCCTGGAGGAAGGGGCCGGAGCCGGGGGGAGGGAAAACGGGGCGGGAGTTTCTCCGGGGGGTCGGAGTTTCTCCGGGGGGTCGGCCGCCGGCCGCGCGCAGGAGGGCCTACACCGAAATGCCGTAGAGCTTGATCTTGTGATTCAGGGTCTTGAGGTCAATGCCGAGGAGGCGCGCCGCCCGCATCTTCTTCCCGCCGGTCTCGGCGAGCACCCGGGCGATGTGGAGCCGCTCCATCTCGGCAAGGGAGCCGGGGCCGGCCGAGGGGCCAGGCGGGGAGCCCTGCGGGGACCGGATGTTCGGCGGGAGGTCCCCCGGGCCGATGACGTCTCCCTCCGCCAGGATGACCAGGCGCTCGATGGTGTTGGCCAGCTCCCGCACGTTCCCCGGCCACGCGAAGGCAGCCAGGAGCTCGAGAGCCTCCGGGGAGACGGTCTTGGCCCTCCGGGCGGTGACCTGGAACTGCCTCAGGAAGTGCTCGACCAGGAGGGGGATGTCCTCCCTCCGCTCCCGCAGGGGAGGAAGGCGCACCCCGACGACGTTGAGCCGGTAATAGAGGTCCTCGCGGAACCGACCCGCCCGGACCTCCCGGGCCAGCTCTTTGTTGGTGGCCGCCACGATGCGCACGTCCACCCGATGGACCCGGGTCCCCCCCACCCGGCGCAGCTCCCGCGTATCCAGCACCTGGAGGAGCTTGGCCTGCATCGCCGGGCTCATCTCTCCGACCTCATCGAGGAAGAGGGTCCCCCGGTCCGCCACCTCGAAGAGCCCCTGCTTCGCGCTGCTGGCTCCCGTGAAGGCGCCCCGCTCGTGGCCGAAGAGCTCGCTCTCCAGGAGCGGCTCCTGAAAGCCGCCGCAGTTGATGACGAGGAAGGGCCCGGCGGCCCGGCGGCTCTGCCGGTGGATGGCCCGGGCCACCAGCCCCTTCCCGGTCCCGCTCTCCCCCTCGAGGAGGACGTTCGCATCGCTCGGCGCGATCCGCTCCACGGTCTGGAGGACGGCGGCCATGGCCGGGGCCTGACCGATCAGGAGCGGCGCCGGCTCCCGCTGGGCCACCATGCGCCGGAGGGCCGTGTTCTCCTGCTGGAGGCGCTTTCGCTCCGCCGCCCGTCGGAGCACCTCCTCCACCTCGGCCAGCTTGAACGGCTTGGTGAGGTAGTCGTAGGCCCCCAGCCTCATGGCCTCGATGGCGCTGTGGACGTCCGGGTGCCCGGTCAGGACGACCACCTCGGCCGAGGTGCCGGAGTCCCGGATCCGGCGGAGCGTCTCCATCCCGCCGATTCCGGGCATCTTGAGGTCCAGGAGGACCACATCGAAGTCCCGGGCCCGGAGCTGTTCCAG includes the following:
- a CDS encoding response regulator → MHVIVCSSNPAVVGAVSRPFDQHGHRLTVCESSLEVLGAASVVAADLVILDLETPGLGGLLLISALQERAPGMPLVAVSTRPDPDARLLSQRGVAYAMLSPAAA
- a CDS encoding sigma-54 dependent transcriptional regulator, which translates into the protein MGQAGAPGEGITVLVVDDERPTRLLMERELPRAGCAVLSVPSGEEALEQLRARDFDVVLLDLKMPGIGGMETLRRIRDSGTSAEVVVLTGHPDVHSAIEAMRLGAYDYLTKPFKLAEVEEVLRRAAERKRLQQENTALRRMVAQREPAPLLIGQAPAMAAVLQTVERIAPSDANVLLEGESGTGKGLVARAIHRQSRRAAGPFLVINCGGFQEPLLESELFGHERGAFTGASSAKQGLFEVADRGTLFLDEVGEMSPAMQAKLLQVLDTRELRRVGGTRVHRVDVRIVAATNKELAREVRAGRFREDLYYRLNVVGVRLPPLRERREDIPLLVEHFLRQFQVTARRAKTVSPEALELLAAFAWPGNVRELANTIERLVILAEGDVIGPGDLPPNIRSPQGSPPGPSAGPGSLAEMERLHIARVLAETGGKKMRAARLLGIDLKTLNHKIKLYGISV